Proteins from a single region of Pseudomonas phenolilytica:
- a CDS encoding PilZ domain-containing protein, translated as MPTQDTEERREYYRIEDRIALEIIPDTQPPTASDDERQQLFDLLGELHQLDFEAQHLLRQIAEGNRTLASYLKVQNKRIELIGQALTQDLLKDIGPARTVVLSEGGVSFRHDTALGIGTLLTLKLVLLPQGLGLRLPARVTHCAADAEGGFQLGTEFEALTDAQRQLLARHILQKQALQRRLARGPLQGS; from the coding sequence ATGCCAACACAAGACACTGAAGAACGCCGGGAATACTATCGTATCGAGGACCGGATCGCACTGGAAATCATCCCCGATACCCAGCCGCCGACCGCTTCGGACGACGAGCGTCAGCAGCTGTTCGATCTGCTCGGCGAGCTGCATCAGTTGGACTTCGAAGCCCAGCACCTGCTGCGCCAGATCGCCGAAGGCAACCGCACGCTGGCCAGCTACCTGAAGGTACAGAACAAGCGCATCGAACTGATCGGCCAGGCGCTGACCCAAGACCTGCTCAAGGACATCGGCCCGGCGCGCACGGTGGTGCTCTCCGAAGGCGGCGTCAGCTTCCGCCATGACACCGCGTTAGGGATCGGCACACTGCTCACTCTCAAGCTGGTCCTGCTGCCACAGGGGCTGGGGCTGAGATTACCGGCCCGTGTGACCCATTGCGCGGCTGACGCCGAAGGCGGCTTTCAGCTGGGTACCGAGTTCGAAGCGCTGACGGATGCACAGCGGCAATTGCTGGCCAGGCATATCCTGCAGAAACAGGCGCTGCAACGGCGTCTGGCCCGTGGCCC